In a genomic window of Allomeiothermus silvanus DSM 9946:
- a CDS encoding DEAD/DEAH box helicase, translated as MLELKKKSISLYLKTDCERRFRLSMYGDADLKKHSLPPRQTARAGLTYLSMAGDTWQDLKVSEVQNLFGAGKVFVNSPKPGKLRPEPTLLESVMDKLQPFNFVVEAEYGVPAAFRAAYNLDGLTDEFRDPLISDGRVIPDLLQVLPPRFVPPSGKVWQAVDEQGNLTDLPPTDERLRLRVIDLKLTAEPGANYFAEVVHYSLILAAWLKERGYDDRFVVVAAGAVWPGSHDASKLAQKAKERLAGALITDADLATALEEDLETAEYSVFIPRLRRLLTRDLPRVLQTPWQDLQWHVDYRCLGCEFLGYPWKDSKGQPTEHPQHCWQVAEQDDHLSRVPGLTKGSAAVLRRQVKTVAALAALSPTDPAFSQSSNQGLKARGAVITARAQALVNRAATTIPNSGTSAVMPRWADLKIWVNLDFDPSSAITAVMSLRARWMEPDYKPNREKKKKTQRDRRYWGNASHRLVYVVDQRSVDSERREFLRFLEQLKAIMDEVRALDNKRAASDRTGLEQGSSYQIYLWDEAQLRQLIRMVGRHLPAIVANPNLRDLAWLFPSPELLAHPEDATRRSPITLVADAVESHVAVPQPHHYTLTGVVASYHPRLSKFIPTFDPYYQDPLSNLIPAERIHEYWGRTNNWADKQRRLEETSLRKTYALALISNRLEQDLRPTLAKEAAPPLSFNYEQPLKGVSLEGQLWYQYHRLNAASEELEAQVTYAMAAHEREARLKSAHLTQRIDDPARRSRALDLLNAAAGTQLVDTPDLLIYKLSPSSAEVNIRENAVGLALSPRSDPTFLHLLATPHNFPGLETYTSGDQQFRSVADADLTKVSLEAIDRQNLLIALRLDARAKVLKLESVSGVDFRQDVMLDQMHTDSLSKKLKLTIKAIGKPPSWPDNLVITRSLPAAPTPPARGGRRAPKVAWDYLYYSHHTYQQTLPINTAALQTQLEHSGVMLNPSQWKAWREALERRLSVIWGPPGTGKSQTLRAVVLGAVLDAQTSNRPLRVLVTANTYTAVDNVLLRLEEHYRSNPTPPSLFRIQSKFRTPDASLAAHTALVNIPLDVRNPGADVDRLRHLLHNPAGVLILGTTPQQLHNLAYAGETSNAQGHAIREWFDLVIIDEASQMDVATSTLIFSKVAQDGRVVLAGDNLQLPPIHPADPPKDLEVKVGSVYEFMTLDQGIPATSLDINYRSNETIVDFVRLAGYSPSLVSHSPQLRLHLPGGLPTSQPLNWPSTVPWSPAWGELLNPERPVTCFVYEDFESGQSNEFEAQAVTALIALLQGNLAEKPLGLRDASGNPTIPATTPYSPDRFWEHGVGIVTPHRAQVSKIAEHLTRSFAGSVAHRVIRSAVDTVERFQGQEREVIIASFGLGDPDVIRLEDDFLYSLNRFNVMASRARCKLIVLITQSLLDYLSDDQDVLRESALLKRFAEDYCRNVRKLNLPALIGGALMTRVGELRDL; from the coding sequence ATGCTCGAGCTGAAAAAGAAGAGTATATCTCTATACCTTAAGACCGACTGCGAGCGCCGGTTCAGGCTGTCTATGTACGGCGATGCCGATCTGAAAAAACACAGCCTCCCCCCTAGACAGACGGCCAGGGCAGGCCTCACCTACCTCTCGATGGCAGGCGACACCTGGCAGGATCTTAAGGTGTCGGAGGTGCAGAACCTGTTCGGTGCAGGGAAGGTCTTCGTCAACTCGCCTAAACCCGGCAAACTGCGGCCCGAACCCACGTTGCTGGAATCGGTCATGGATAAGCTCCAGCCCTTTAACTTCGTGGTCGAGGCGGAATATGGAGTCCCTGCGGCCTTCCGGGCCGCATACAATCTGGACGGGCTTACTGACGAGTTCAGGGACCCGCTAATCTCCGACGGTAGGGTAATCCCCGACCTGTTACAGGTGCTGCCGCCGAGATTCGTCCCCCCATCAGGCAAGGTGTGGCAGGCTGTGGACGAGCAGGGCAACCTGACCGACCTGCCCCCAACCGACGAGCGCCTCCGCCTGCGGGTCATTGACCTTAAGCTCACTGCAGAGCCAGGGGCCAACTACTTCGCCGAGGTAGTGCACTACTCGCTGATCCTGGCTGCCTGGCTCAAAGAGCGGGGCTACGACGACCGGTTCGTGGTGGTGGCGGCAGGTGCGGTTTGGCCCGGAAGCCACGATGCCTCCAAGCTCGCCCAAAAAGCGAAGGAGCGGCTGGCCGGGGCTTTGATAACTGATGCTGACCTAGCGACGGCGCTCGAGGAGGATCTCGAGACTGCCGAGTACAGTGTATTCATCCCCAGGTTGCGTCGCCTGCTCACTCGAGACCTGCCCCGTGTCCTCCAAACCCCCTGGCAGGACTTGCAATGGCATGTCGACTACCGCTGCCTGGGCTGCGAGTTCCTGGGCTACCCGTGGAAGGACAGTAAGGGCCAACCCACCGAGCACCCGCAGCACTGCTGGCAGGTGGCGGAGCAGGATGATCATCTAAGCCGAGTGCCGGGGCTCACGAAGGGCAGCGCAGCGGTACTGCGGAGGCAGGTGAAGACGGTAGCTGCGCTGGCTGCCTTATCCCCCACAGACCCCGCCTTCAGCCAAAGCTCGAACCAAGGTCTGAAGGCCCGGGGCGCGGTGATCACCGCCCGCGCTCAGGCCCTGGTGAACAGGGCCGCCACCACCATCCCCAATAGCGGCACCTCGGCAGTGATGCCCCGATGGGCCGACCTAAAAATCTGGGTCAATCTAGACTTCGACCCCAGCAGCGCAATCACAGCGGTCATGTCATTGCGAGCTCGGTGGATGGAGCCCGACTACAAACCTAACCGGGAGAAGAAGAAAAAGACTCAGCGGGACAGGCGGTATTGGGGGAACGCCTCGCACCGCCTGGTGTACGTGGTGGATCAGCGCTCGGTGGACAGCGAGCGCCGGGAGTTCCTACGCTTCCTCGAGCAATTAAAGGCAATCATGGACGAGGTGCGGGCCTTGGACAATAAAAGAGCTGCTTCAGACCGCACCGGCCTCGAGCAGGGTAGCTCTTACCAGATCTACCTCTGGGACGAGGCCCAACTGCGCCAACTGATCCGCATGGTGGGTCGCCACCTGCCTGCAATCGTAGCCAACCCTAATTTACGTGACCTGGCTTGGCTCTTCCCTTCACCCGAACTATTAGCGCATCCCGAGGACGCCACCCGGAGGTCGCCAATAACCCTGGTCGCGGACGCCGTGGAGAGCCACGTGGCGGTTCCGCAGCCACACCACTACACCTTAACGGGTGTGGTCGCTAGCTATCATCCCCGTCTCTCAAAATTCATCCCTACGTTTGACCCGTACTACCAGGATCCCTTGAGCAATCTGATTCCCGCAGAACGCATTCACGAATACTGGGGACGTACGAATAACTGGGCGGATAAGCAACGGCGCCTCGAGGAAACCAGTCTTCGCAAGACCTATGCACTGGCGCTGATCTCTAACCGTCTCGAGCAAGACCTGCGCCCGACCCTAGCTAAAGAGGCAGCACCACCGCTAAGTTTCAACTATGAGCAACCCCTCAAAGGAGTCAGTTTGGAGGGCCAGCTCTGGTATCAATATCATCGGCTCAACGCGGCCAGTGAAGAACTCGAGGCGCAAGTCACCTACGCGATGGCCGCGCACGAGCGCGAAGCGCGGCTCAAGTCGGCCCACCTCACCCAGCGCATAGACGACCCTGCCAGACGTAGCCGCGCCCTAGATCTCCTAAACGCTGCAGCGGGCACCCAGCTAGTCGACACCCCGGATCTGCTTATCTACAAGCTTTCACCATCCTCGGCCGAGGTGAACATCAGGGAAAACGCTGTCGGACTGGCGCTCTCTCCCCGCAGTGACCCGACCTTTCTCCACCTCCTAGCCACACCGCATAACTTTCCTGGCCTAGAGACTTACACCTCCGGCGATCAGCAGTTTCGCTCGGTGGCGGACGCGGATCTGACCAAAGTCTCCCTCGAGGCCATAGATCGGCAAAATCTGTTGATCGCCCTGCGCCTAGACGCAAGAGCCAAGGTTCTCAAGCTCGAGAGCGTGAGCGGAGTGGACTTCAGGCAGGACGTGATGCTCGATCAGATGCACACGGACAGCCTGTCCAAAAAACTCAAGTTGACGATTAAGGCCATCGGCAAGCCTCCCAGCTGGCCGGACAACCTGGTGATCACGCGGAGCCTGCCCGCCGCCCCGACCCCTCCTGCCAGGGGAGGTAGAAGAGCCCCTAAAGTTGCTTGGGACTATTTGTACTACAGTCACCACACCTACCAACAGACCCTTCCAATCAACACCGCTGCGCTCCAAACTCAACTTGAACACAGCGGGGTGATGCTGAACCCCTCTCAGTGGAAGGCATGGCGTGAAGCCCTAGAGCGTCGCCTGTCGGTCATCTGGGGGCCGCCCGGAACCGGCAAGAGCCAGACGCTGCGGGCGGTGGTGCTGGGCGCGGTGTTGGATGCTCAGACTTCGAACCGCCCGCTCAGGGTACTGGTCACTGCCAACACCTACACCGCCGTGGACAATGTGCTGCTCAGGCTCGAAGAGCATTACCGAAGCAATCCCACCCCACCCAGCTTATTCCGCATCCAATCAAAATTCCGCACCCCCGACGCTAGCCTTGCAGCGCACACCGCCTTGGTTAACATACCTCTCGATGTCCGCAATCCAGGGGCCGATGTTGATCGATTGCGCCACCTTCTGCACAACCCCGCTGGTGTCCTGATCCTGGGAACGACCCCCCAGCAGCTCCATAACTTGGCCTACGCAGGTGAAACATCAAATGCCCAAGGCCATGCCATCCGCGAGTGGTTCGATCTGGTGATCATCGATGAGGCCTCTCAGATGGATGTGGCGACGAGCACCCTGATCTTCAGCAAGGTGGCTCAAGACGGGAGAGTGGTGCTTGCTGGGGATAACCTTCAGCTCCCACCCATCCACCCTGCTGACCCGCCGAAAGACCTCGAGGTCAAGGTGGGTTCGGTGTACGAGTTCATGACCTTGGACCAGGGCATCCCGGCAACCTCGCTGGACATCAATTACCGCTCCAACGAAACCATTGTGGATTTCGTCCGGCTGGCAGGCTATTCCCCTAGCCTTGTGAGCCACTCGCCTCAACTTCGCCTTCACCTACCGGGCGGCCTCCCGACCTCGCAACCCCTTAACTGGCCGTCAACCGTCCCCTGGTCGCCCGCGTGGGGCGAGCTGCTCAATCCCGAAAGGCCGGTCACCTGCTTCGTCTATGAGGACTTTGAGAGCGGGCAATCCAACGAGTTCGAGGCCCAGGCCGTCACCGCGCTCATAGCCCTGTTGCAAGGCAACCTAGCCGAGAAGCCACTTGGGTTGAGGGATGCGAGTGGAAACCCGACGATACCGGCAACAACCCCTTATTCGCCCGACAGGTTTTGGGAGCACGGGGTCGGCATCGTTACACCGCACCGGGCTCAGGTAAGTAAGATCGCCGAGCACCTCACCCGGAGCTTTGCCGGTTCAGTAGCCCATCGAGTGATCCGCTCAGCGGTGGACACGGTGGAGCGGTTCCAGGGGCAGGAGCGCGAAGTGATCATCGCCTCGTTCGGGTTGGGTGACCCAGACGTAATCCGGCTGGAGGACGACTTCCTCTATAGCCTTAACCGGTTCAACGTGATGGCCTCGAGGGCGCGGTGCAAGCTCATCGTGCTGATAACCCAGAGCCTGCTAGACTACCTTTCCGACGACCAGGATGTCTTGAGGGAGTCGGCGCTGCTTAAGCGCTTTGCGGAAGATTACTGCCGCAATGTCCGAAAGTTGAATCTTCCAGCGCTGATTGGGGGAGCACTGATGACCCGTGTGGGTGAATTGAGGGATCTGTGA
- a CDS encoding DNA-methyltransferase codes for MGAGLRKTTPTLNPLRQSETTFLLGDARDLSALEENSIDLIITSPPYWKKIDYLHPKQIGQEATPKGYIRSLMACLKQWERVLKPHGSAFVNIADTYVNRDLAGIPERFMLAAQDHGWLIQHRIVWVKPYGIPESKPYRLANRYEFIYHLSRKREIYTNLYGYAAKFGNGFNPGNVWKLRAERSKDPHLAPFPDELVERVLTFAAPERVCPQCGKPHLPIVERTARLNPDRPQAIRAMQLFEESNLTTEHLAAIRAVGLGDAGKARKIQGDEKNAREVLRLANEAKAVLGGYFREFTFPMKAQTGWETCGCPAEPIPATILDPFAGSGTTLKVARKLGFRAIGLDLVDYSAPAHESVGSTT; via the coding sequence ATGGGAGCAGGCTTGAGAAAAACAACCCCTACGCTTAACCCACTCAGGCAAAGCGAAACGACATTCTTGCTTGGAGATGCTCGAGACCTCTCTGCGCTCGAGGAAAACAGCATTGATCTGATCATCACCTCGCCCCCTTACTGGAAAAAAATCGACTATCTACATCCCAAACAAATAGGCCAGGAGGCAACCCCAAAAGGCTATATACGCAGCCTTATGGCCTGCCTCAAGCAGTGGGAACGGGTACTCAAGCCGCATGGATCGGCTTTTGTAAACATCGCAGACACGTATGTTAACCGCGACCTGGCTGGGATACCCGAGCGGTTCATGCTGGCCGCGCAGGATCACGGCTGGCTGATCCAGCACCGGATCGTTTGGGTAAAGCCGTATGGTATTCCCGAGTCAAAGCCGTATCGGTTGGCTAACCGATACGAGTTTATTTACCACCTTTCAAGGAAGCGGGAAATCTATACCAACCTGTACGGTTATGCTGCGAAGTTCGGCAATGGATTTAACCCGGGCAACGTCTGGAAGCTCCGTGCAGAGCGTTCGAAGGATCCGCATTTAGCTCCGTTCCCAGATGAGTTAGTAGAACGTGTGCTCACATTTGCCGCCCCTGAAAGGGTCTGCCCTCAATGCGGCAAGCCGCACCTGCCCATAGTGGAACGCACAGCGCGTTTAAATCCAGATAGGCCTCAAGCCATCCGGGCCATGCAACTCTTCGAGGAATCAAACCTCACCACCGAGCACCTCGCCGCGATCCGGGCCGTGGGCTTAGGGGATGCCGGGAAAGCCAGGAAAATTCAAGGAGATGAAAAAAATGCCCGAGAGGTGTTGCGCCTGGCAAACGAAGCAAAAGCGGTGCTGGGAGGTTATTTCCGCGAGTTCACTTTTCCGATGAAGGCCCAGACTGGTTGGGAGACTTGCGGCTGCCCCGCCGAACCCATCCCCGCCACAATTCTTGACCCCTTTGCCGGGAGCGGAACCACGTTGAAGGTAGCGAGGAAATTGGGCTTCCGCGCCATTGGATTAGACCTGGTGGATTACAGCGCTCCAGCTCACGAAAGCGTTGGTTCCACGACCTGA
- a CDS encoding transcriptional regulator, with protein sequence MHWNAIALSVIAALALPVVGLITGRVVGDFFLRGDLIGATGAAFGVLVYALALASSYSHLRHYYKGYEAQGVRASWALALAVEVATFYMSFSYVVIHSAWAFWGSLIGAFVVFWGNLSSMYEARLERARAVQAAPDGRALVGEAPAPAVRAPAGGEEPIAQTQPLRATRGAAQARPQYEAIFLAAEAVETEVSRVRQSVQTVKAAVPPEQAWAHVATTPRPEAGSEPLPEVPARAKDNPLAGGPATLRLREPCSRPPQATDREPTPTPSLSEGDREVLRLAAEGPVGPSGLSRVLGIAKSSAGDRLKRLERMGLLEKRGSSYVPTSHAQASIEGGQALYQGAQAPR encoded by the coding sequence ATGCACTGGAACGCGATTGCTCTTTCGGTCATCGCAGCCCTGGCGCTGCCGGTGGTAGGTCTCATCACGGGGCGGGTAGTGGGAGACTTCTTCCTCCGTGGGGATTTGATCGGGGCCACCGGCGCGGCTTTCGGGGTGCTGGTCTACGCCCTGGCCCTGGCCTCCTCCTACTCGCACCTACGGCACTACTACAAGGGCTACGAGGCCCAGGGGGTGCGGGCCTCGTGGGCGCTGGCGCTGGCGGTGGAGGTCGCGACCTTCTACATGAGCTTCTCCTACGTGGTGATCCACTCCGCCTGGGCCTTCTGGGGCAGCCTCATCGGGGCCTTCGTGGTCTTCTGGGGCAACCTCTCCAGCATGTACGAGGCCCGTCTGGAACGGGCACGGGCTGTTCAAGCCGCGCCCGATGGCCGTGCTCTAGTCGGTGAAGCCCCTGCGCCAGCGGTGAGGGCCCCTGCTGGAGGTGAGGAGCCTATAGCCCAGACACAACCCCTCCGCGCCACCCGTGGCGCGGCCCAGGCACGTCCCCAGTACGAGGCCATTTTCCTCGCTGCGGAGGCGGTGGAGACCGAGGTCAGCCGGGTGAGGCAGTCGGTGCAGACGGTCAAAGCCGCAGTCCCGCCCGAGCAGGCCTGGGCGCACGTTGCGACGACCCCTCGCCCGGAGGCCGGGAGCGAACCCCTGCCGGAGGTCCCGGCCCGCGCGAAGGACAATCCCCTTGCGGGAGGGCCGGCGACCCTGCGCCTACGAGAACCCTGTAGCCGGCCGCCGCAGGCCACCGACCGGGAACCCACCCCCACCCCTTCCCTCTCCGAGGGCGACCGGGAAGTGCTCCGCCTGGCGGCAGAGGGGCCCGTCGGCCCCTCCGGCCTCAGCCGGGTGCTGGGGATCGCCAAGAGTTCCGCCGGGGACCGGCTCAAGCGGCTGGAGCGCATGGGGCTTCTGGAAAAGCGCGGCTCGAGCTACGTTCCCACGAGTCACGCCCAAGCGTCCATTGAGGGAGGACAGGCGCTGTACCAGGGGGCGCAGGCGCCCCGCTGA
- a CDS encoding UvrD-helicase domain-containing protein, translated as MSTKLTEEQLAVVGAARRGEHLKVVAFAGAGKTFTLTEVARALQGRRILYLTFSRALANEAQEKFRGLAEAMTNHALAFHKTGKPFQEKGRLKSSLFQARRLLAEAMPELDALREWGFRDREEAMFPVLETVNRFTQSEDDTIGAEHIPEVLRLEMEAAGNSKGFGDFAACLVPIARRAWELLSDPEASYPISHDVYLKLYQLSRPVLPYDVILFDEAQDANPAMLGILLPQQAQRIFVGDPHQQIYAWRGAVNAMERLEGAELALSQSFRFNQTIADEATELLQLFKGEHRRVRGNPNPKRDESIAILSRTNAGALREVLELLEGGHKVALVNRVEELTDALEAAYRLYKGYKPRHPEFSLFRSWEHLKALIERFPSIAAQYRPYERLVEEYTDRIPEVCHTLRHSLVSEEQAEVVVSTAHRSKGREWDGVVLGEDFEGVTLAQENAVHGCVVLYPEEANLTYVAFTRARTALNKGSFGAALEYQKHLAAAVRKGAMRLCTEEDLKPKSPEPQPPKAEEAPQRGVRTLWKKLFGD; from the coding sequence ATGTCCACGAAGCTGACCGAAGAACAACTGGCTGTCGTCGGTGCCGCGCGGCGCGGTGAGCATCTCAAGGTAGTGGCCTTTGCCGGTGCTGGCAAGACCTTCACCCTGACGGAGGTGGCCCGCGCCCTTCAGGGGCGGCGCATCCTCTACCTCACCTTCAGCCGAGCGCTGGCCAACGAAGCTCAGGAGAAGTTTCGCGGCCTGGCCGAGGCCATGACCAACCACGCCCTCGCGTTTCACAAGACAGGTAAACCCTTCCAGGAAAAAGGACGCCTCAAAAGCAGCCTCTTCCAGGCCCGCCGGCTCCTGGCCGAGGCCATGCCCGAACTCGACGCGCTGAGGGAGTGGGGTTTCCGCGACCGGGAAGAGGCCATGTTCCCGGTGCTCGAGACGGTGAATCGCTTCACCCAATCCGAGGACGACACCATCGGAGCAGAGCACATCCCCGAAGTCCTGCGCCTCGAAATGGAAGCCGCCGGCAACAGTAAGGGCTTTGGCGACTTTGCTGCCTGCCTGGTGCCCATTGCCCGGCGGGCCTGGGAACTCCTCAGTGACCCTGAGGCGTCCTATCCCATAAGCCATGACGTCTATCTCAAGCTCTACCAGCTCTCCCGCCCCGTCCTGCCCTACGATGTAATCCTTTTCGACGAGGCCCAGGACGCCAACCCCGCCATGCTGGGCATCCTGCTGCCCCAGCAGGCTCAGCGCATCTTCGTGGGCGACCCCCACCAGCAGATCTACGCCTGGCGCGGCGCGGTGAATGCCATGGAGCGCCTCGAGGGAGCTGAGCTGGCGCTCTCGCAGTCCTTCCGCTTCAATCAGACCATTGCCGACGAGGCAACCGAGCTTCTCCAGCTCTTCAAAGGGGAGCACCGCCGGGTGCGGGGCAATCCCAACCCAAAACGCGACGAATCCATCGCCATCCTCAGCCGTACCAACGCCGGGGCGCTCAGGGAGGTGCTGGAGTTGCTGGAGGGAGGCCACAAGGTAGCCCTGGTGAACAGGGTCGAGGAACTCACCGACGCCCTGGAGGCTGCCTACCGCCTTTACAAAGGGTACAAGCCCCGCCACCCCGAGTTCTCCCTCTTCAGGAGCTGGGAGCACCTGAAAGCTCTCATCGAGCGCTTCCCCTCCATCGCCGCGCAGTACCGCCCCTACGAGCGGCTCGTCGAGGAGTACACCGATCGCATCCCCGAGGTGTGCCACACCCTGCGCCACAGTCTGGTGAGCGAGGAGCAGGCCGAGGTGGTGGTCTCCACCGCCCACCGCTCCAAGGGCCGGGAGTGGGACGGAGTGGTGCTGGGGGAGGACTTCGAGGGCGTGACCCTGGCCCAGGAGAATGCCGTGCACGGGTGTGTAGTGCTATACCCGGAGGAGGCCAACCTGACCTATGTGGCCTTTACCCGTGCCCGCACTGCCCTGAACAAGGGGAGCTTCGGCGCCGCATTGGAGTACCAGAAACATCTGGCCGCTGCGGTGCGCAAGGGTGCGATGCGGCTTTGCACGGAGGAGGATCTCAAGCCAAAATCCCCGGAGCCGCAACCACCGAAGGCCGAGGAAGCGCCCCAGCGGGGGGTGAGGACGTTGTGGAAGAAGCTCTTCGGCGACTGA
- a CDS encoding thermonuclease family protein: MLRLLTYLLILLSPALAQQDVVGRASVVDGDTLEIQGVRIRLWGVDAVESSQTCLDAGGKPWPCGRRAALALSDFLGQRTVSCQRRDTDRYGRTVAVCRVGGVEINRWLVEQGWALAYLQYGGRVYLDAQREAQGARRGVWQGSFQPPWEYRRNPANPPSAGSPRPQNPQSPEVYYRNCAEARTAGAAPLYRGQPGYRPGLDRDGDGIACER, translated from the coding sequence ATGTTGCGACTTTTAACATACTTGCTGATTCTGCTCAGCCCTGCTCTGGCTCAGCAGGATGTGGTGGGGCGGGCCAGTGTGGTGGATGGCGACACGCTGGAAATCCAGGGGGTCCGCATCCGCCTGTGGGGGGTAGACGCCGTGGAGTCCAGCCAGACCTGCCTGGACGCAGGGGGGAAGCCCTGGCCCTGCGGGCGAAGAGCGGCCCTCGCGCTATCGGACTTCTTGGGTCAGCGCACTGTCTCCTGCCAGCGGCGGGACACCGACCGCTACGGGCGGACCGTGGCCGTGTGCAGGGTGGGCGGGGTGGAGATCAACCGCTGGCTGGTGGAGCAGGGCTGGGCCCTGGCCTACCTCCAGTACGGCGGGCGCGTCTACCTGGACGCTCAGCGCGAGGCCCAAGGCGCAAGGCGGGGAGTCTGGCAGGGATCTTTCCAGCCCCCCTGGGAGTACCGCCGGAATCCGGCCAACCCCCCCAGTGCGGGCAGCCCCCGCCCACAAAACCCTCAATCCCCGGAGGTCTACTACCGCAACTGCGCCGAGGCCCGCACCGCTGGAGCTGCGCCTCTCTACCGCGGACAGCCGGGGTATCGGCCCGGACTGGACCGCGATGGGGACGGGATAGCCTGTGAGCGCTGA
- a CDS encoding transposase codes for MNHILPRRKPGPPGKVALREALVAEHRRTGAPPHRLARQYGVSSGTAWKWVYGKPSRPRRGPNPRYPYPLPDALWQRLEPLLRPKGKGAPARYAKRSIVEAIFLVLREGRFWEDLPPGYPPGRTVGEHYRDWVRRGVWAEVERLLDGP; via the coding sequence GTGAACCACATTCTCCCCCGACGAAAGCCGGGGCCGCCGGGCAAGGTCGCGCTGCGGGAGGCTTTGGTGGCGGAACACCGGCGGACGGGAGCTCCGCCCCACCGGCTAGCCCGTCAGTACGGGGTGAGCAGCGGGACGGCGTGGAAGTGGGTGTACGGGAAGCCCTCCCGGCCCCGCCGGGGGCCCAACCCCCGCTATCCCTATCCCCTCCCGGATGCGCTGTGGCAACGCCTGGAGCCCCTGCTCCGCCCGAAGGGGAAAGGAGCCCCAGCCCGCTACGCGAAGCGCTCCATCGTGGAAGCCATCTTCCTGGTGCTGCGGGAAGGGCGCTTCTGGGAGGACCTCCCGCCCGGCTACCCGCCGGGGAGGACGGTGGGCGAGCACTACCGCGACTGGGTGCGCCGGGGGGTGTGGGCGGAGGTGGAGCGATTACTGGACGGCCCATAA